A genome region from Hydrogenoanaerobacterium saccharovorans includes the following:
- a CDS encoding carbohydrate ABC transporter permease: MTRTIKRLFSYLFLIIASFISVFPFYWMIVGATNQSVDITKGKLTFGLAFYDNLKNVFTTTNIAQSIVNSLFISIVTTLLAILISSAAGYGFEIFSSKARKKLFHFLLLSMMIPFAALMVPLYRLFSRLNLINNYLAIIIPAAATAFLIFFFRQNTKSFPKEIAQAARVDGLSEWKIFFRIYMPMMKSTYAAAGIITFMNVWNSYLWPLIVLQTSDKMTLPLIIGNLNSSYTPDYGMIMIAIVIATIPTALVFFIMQKSFVDGMLGSVK; this comes from the coding sequence ATGACTAGAACAATCAAAAGGCTTTTTTCGTATTTGTTTTTAATTATAGCCTCGTTTATTTCTGTTTTTCCTTTTTACTGGATGATTGTAGGCGCAACAAATCAATCGGTTGATATTACAAAAGGCAAACTTACTTTTGGTCTTGCTTTTTACGATAATTTGAAAAATGTCTTTACAACCACAAATATTGCACAAAGCATTGTTAACTCCCTGTTTATTTCGATTGTAACAACGCTTTTAGCAATTTTAATTTCGTCAGCAGCGGGATATGGCTTTGAAATCTTCAGCAGCAAAGCCAGAAAGAAATTGTTCCATTTTCTGCTGCTCTCGATGATGATTCCTTTTGCAGCTTTAATGGTTCCGCTGTACCGTTTGTTTTCTAGGTTAAATCTGATCAACAACTATCTTGCCATTATCATTCCAGCTGCTGCAACCGCTTTTTTAATATTTTTCTTTCGGCAAAATACAAAGTCTTTTCCTAAAGAAATTGCGCAAGCTGCCCGTGTTGACGGTTTGAGCGAATGGAAGATTTTTTTCCGTATTTACATGCCAATGATGAAATCAACCTATGCGGCAGCGGGAATCATTACTTTTATGAATGTGTGGAACAGCTACCTATGGCCCCTCATTGTTCTGCAAACATCCGATAAAATGACGTTGCCTTTGATCATCGGTAATTTAAACTCATCTTATACACCCGATTACGGCATGATTATGATTGCTATCGTTATTGCAACAATACCTACGGCATTAGTGTTCTTTATAATGCAAAAAAGTTTTGTTGATGGTATGCTTGGTTCAGTAAAATAA
- a CDS encoding carbohydrate ABC transporter permease, translating to MNKKENRSGWGFVSIAAICILIFSFYPMLQSLITSFQSGMGVNLQFAGTTNYKRLFTDPQFLAALKNTVTYLIVQVPIMTILALFIAVLLNDNQLKFKGLFRTAIFLPCVTSLVAYSVLFKSLFAQDGIFNQFLMTLRIIQQPIQWITDPFWAKVAIIIAVTWRWTGYNMIFYLSALQNIDPSIYEAAELDGATGFTKFFRITAPLLKPIILFTTIMSTNGTLQIFDEIVNLTNGGPANATLSISQYIYNLCFKYTPNFGYAAAVSYSIVVMVGLLSFIQFKVGGDKND from the coding sequence ATGAATAAAAAAGAGAACAGAAGCGGCTGGGGCTTTGTTTCCATTGCTGCGATATGTATATTAATATTTTCCTTCTATCCGATGCTGCAATCTCTCATAACTTCATTTCAAAGCGGAATGGGTGTGAATCTTCAATTTGCCGGCACAACAAACTATAAACGCCTTTTTACCGATCCTCAATTTTTAGCTGCCTTAAAAAATACAGTTACTTATTTAATTGTTCAAGTGCCCATTATGACAATACTGGCATTGTTTATTGCTGTGCTTTTAAACGACAATCAATTAAAGTTTAAAGGGTTATTCCGCACCGCCATTTTTTTACCTTGTGTTACATCTTTGGTGGCGTATTCGGTTCTGTTTAAAAGCCTTTTTGCACAGGATGGTATTTTCAATCAGTTTTTGATGACGCTCCGAATAATACAGCAGCCAATTCAATGGATCACCGACCCGTTTTGGGCAAAGGTCGCCATCATTATTGCAGTTACCTGGCGCTGGACAGGGTATAACATGATATTTTATTTGTCTGCTCTGCAAAATATTGACCCTTCTATTTATGAAGCTGCCGAACTTGATGGCGCTACAGGGTTTACAAAGTTCTTTCGGATTACAGCACCTCTTCTAAAACCTATCATTCTGTTCACAACCATTATGTCTACAAACGGCACATTGCAAATCTTCGATGAAATTGTTAACCTAACAAATGGCGGCCCCGCCAATGCAACGTTAAGTATCTCACAATACATTTACAATCTATGCTTTAAATATACACCTAATTTTGGTTATGCAGCTGCAGTATCTTATTCCATTGTAGTTATGGTAGGTTTGCTGTCATTCATCCAATTTAAAGTAGGAGGAGATAAAAATGACTAG
- a CDS encoding ABC transporter substrate-binding protein yields the protein MKKILAILLAALFCVSVTSCAAKPNSPTSNTDSVSTEAGNEPTGEKQKITAWAWDQKFNIAALKEAEKIYEAENPNVDIEIVEFAQNDTIQKMNTSLSSGTTSGLPNIILIEDYRIQTFLKAYPNSFKDLTGIIKHNDYSSYKLDFMTIDGKTYGVPFDTGSAVLYYRKDIIEQAGYTEADMADLTWEKYVEIGKAVKEKTGKYMLTLDPNDVGQLRIMMQSAGTWYVKEDGTTPNLQNNAALNEGMKIYKQMVDAGIAKSISEWAQFVAGPNSGEVATVPTGCWFTPSIMAEASQSGQWKIAPIPKLGAIKESVNASNLGGSSWYVLNDVKGADVAADFLAKTFGSNNSFYEAILKNNGIISTYLPAAKTDAYNIAVDYFGGQKIYSDISNWAAKIPSVNYGLHTYAFEDIIKAEMQNVMAGTKIEDALANAQKQAEAQIQ from the coding sequence GTGAAAAAGATATTAGCAATATTATTGGCGGCATTGTTTTGTGTAAGTGTTACATCTTGCGCAGCTAAGCCTAATTCTCCGACATCTAATACAGATTCCGTTTCTACAGAAGCAGGAAATGAGCCTACAGGAGAAAAGCAAAAAATTACTGCTTGGGCGTGGGATCAGAAATTCAATATTGCTGCCTTGAAAGAAGCAGAAAAGATTTACGAAGCAGAGAACCCAAATGTTGATATCGAAATTGTTGAATTCGCACAAAATGACACTATTCAAAAGATGAATACCAGCTTGAGTTCTGGTACAACCAGTGGTTTACCCAATATTATCTTGATTGAAGACTACAGAATACAAACATTTTTAAAAGCTTATCCCAACAGCTTTAAGGATTTGACCGGCATAATCAAACACAACGACTATTCATCATATAAGCTGGATTTTATGACAATAGACGGCAAAACTTACGGTGTACCATTTGATACGGGTTCTGCTGTATTATACTACAGAAAAGATATTATTGAGCAGGCTGGCTACACCGAAGCAGATATGGCTGATTTGACATGGGAAAAATACGTTGAAATAGGCAAAGCGGTAAAAGAGAAAACAGGCAAATATATGCTGACTCTTGACCCGAACGATGTTGGGCAGTTAAGAATTATGATGCAGTCGGCAGGTACTTGGTATGTAAAAGAAGACGGTACCACCCCCAACTTGCAAAATAACGCTGCACTCAACGAAGGCATGAAAATTTACAAACAAATGGTTGATGCAGGCATTGCAAAATCAATTTCAGAGTGGGCACAGTTTGTTGCAGGCCCTAACTCCGGCGAGGTTGCTACAGTACCCACAGGTTGTTGGTTTACACCATCCATTATGGCCGAGGCAAGCCAAAGTGGCCAATGGAAAATTGCCCCCATTCCAAAACTTGGTGCAATTAAAGAATCGGTTAACGCATCGAACCTTGGCGGCTCTAGCTGGTATGTACTCAACGATGTAAAAGGCGCCGATGTTGCAGCAGACTTTTTGGCAAAAACATTTGGCTCAAACAACAGTTTCTATGAGGCAATTCTGAAAAACAACGGTATCATCTCTACATATTTACCAGCAGCAAAAACGGATGCCTATAATATTGCTGTTGACTACTTTGGCGGCCAAAAAATTTACTCCGATATTTCTAACTGGGCTGCAAAAATTCCATCTGTAAACTATGGTTTACATACTTATGCATTTGAGGATATTATAAAAGCTGAAATGCAAAACGTAATGGCTGGTACAAAAATTGAAGATGCTCTGGCAAATGCGCAAAAGCAAGCTGAAGCACAGATTCAATAA
- a CDS encoding sensor histidine kinase gives MKKRLKISLFLKISIIIIISLIVTNLFTIIMATQVTEKLFVDSFTILNGKMMDQIAKNFNDYTSQVISVINTYRQNPALKECFTQNIQDQKRLFKLFYNIKSNLKTIDQTSKFPTFHIVSVGINGTAFVSTQERLNYTPVELMNHPIAQKSVANPNKLFFAFSNSGLTASLYNKNIIMAVKQLKDPYSSTNFGTIYVSIDENDFFSMYEGTVSEGNRILVMSSDGTIISSNVKEIVGKQNSKILNYAIQNVRTQNRYISADYDGKPSVLIARYLPIYDVYIVNVVDKSFLLKDFLKLQPLMFMGCFVVICTIVPLVFFITRRITHPLTALVKHMKKSKAGNFRPLLDIQGSYEVRELQQVYNLMVDKIEIYVNNLVEEQKKRRKSEIHALQMQINPHFLYNTLASIKYLSWQGNKEAVTETINALIRLLQNTISKTDEEITVREELLNLQSYVTINHARYGNSIDVAYHFDEDCMDCKIPKLIIQPFIENAFFHAYQQKHSGCIRIFMRIKDEKLICEVIDDGDGISSEKYDALTNEGVSKYHFSGIGIRNVDERLKMIYGDGYGIKLTSKVDVGTSVTITMKQKTIN, from the coding sequence ATGAAAAAAAGATTAAAAATCAGCTTGTTTCTAAAAATATCTATCATTATTATCATCAGTTTGATTGTAACCAATTTATTTACCATTATTATGGCAACTCAGGTTACAGAAAAATTGTTTGTGGATAGCTTTACTATTTTAAACGGTAAAATGATGGATCAGATTGCCAAGAATTTTAACGATTACACAAGCCAAGTAATTTCCGTTATCAATACCTACCGTCAAAACCCTGCATTAAAAGAATGCTTTACGCAAAATATTCAAGACCAAAAAAGGCTTTTTAAACTTTTTTATAATATAAAAAGCAATTTAAAAACCATAGATCAGACCAGCAAATTTCCGACATTTCATATTGTAAGTGTTGGTATAAACGGTACTGCATTTGTATCTACTCAAGAAAGACTAAACTATACACCCGTTGAACTGATGAACCATCCTATTGCACAAAAATCAGTAGCTAACCCTAATAAACTTTTTTTTGCTTTCAGCAACAGCGGGTTAACCGCGAGCTTATACAATAAAAATATTATTATGGCAGTAAAACAACTGAAAGACCCTTACTCGTCTACTAACTTTGGTACGATTTATGTATCCATCGATGAAAATGACTTTTTCAGTATGTATGAAGGAACAGTATCTGAAGGAAACCGCATTTTAGTGATGTCCTCTGATGGAACTATTATTTCAAGCAATGTAAAAGAAATTGTGGGTAAACAGAACAGTAAAATTTTGAATTACGCAATTCAAAACGTAAGAACACAAAATCGTTATATCAGTGCCGATTATGACGGGAAACCAAGCGTTTTAATAGCAAGATATTTACCTATTTATGATGTTTACATAGTTAATGTTGTAGATAAAAGCTTTTTGCTTAAAGATTTTTTGAAGTTGCAGCCGCTTATGTTCATGGGCTGTTTTGTAGTAATATGTACCATAGTGCCTTTAGTATTTTTTATTACCAGAAGGATTACGCATCCGTTGACGGCGCTTGTAAAACATATGAAAAAATCGAAAGCGGGCAATTTTCGGCCGTTATTAGATATTCAGGGCAGCTATGAAGTAAGAGAACTTCAGCAGGTGTATAACTTAATGGTAGACAAAATCGAAATCTATGTTAACAATCTTGTTGAAGAGCAGAAAAAAAGACGAAAATCAGAAATTCATGCTTTACAAATGCAAATTAATCCTCATTTTTTATATAATACATTGGCATCTATCAAATATTTATCGTGGCAGGGCAATAAAGAGGCGGTGACCGAAACCATCAACGCGCTTATTCGTCTTTTGCAAAATACCATTAGTAAAACAGATGAGGAAATTACGGTGCGTGAAGAACTTCTAAATTTGCAAAGCTATGTAACCATCAATCATGCAAGATACGGCAACAGTATCGATGTAGCTTATCATTTTGATGAAGATTGCATGGATTGCAAAATACCCAAACTCATTATCCAACCGTTTATAGAAAATGCTTTTTTTCACGCTTATCAGCAAAAGCATAGTGGGTGTATCCGTATATTTATGCGGATAAAAGACGAAAAACTCATCTGCGAAGTCATTGATGATGGTGATGGAATCAGCTCCGAAAAATACGATGCACTGACAAATGAAGGTGTTTCTAAATATCATTTTTCGGGCATTGGTATACGCAATGTGGATGAACGCTTAAAGATGATTTATGGCGATGGATACGGTATAAAATTAACCAGCAAAGTAGATGTCGGTACATCTGTAACCATTACGATGAAACAAAAAACGATTAATTGA
- a CDS encoding response regulator produces MRTVCKILIVEDELITRQALRYIIGMQGNSFTIVGEASNGRDALKLIETERPDILISDVVMPIMDGVELAKIVNLKHPQIYTIMLSGHSEFSYVKSAFQYGVADYILKPELEPAVLLEKLHQLAQKQNIYLEQPTADYAKDVLKTLISKKDALNAKNVVLPGNRYCLWCCSLKKLFATGLHNENNAKEIIVDVVKKLLQGIDFYFTYTDDFYLVFLFCYNQGEYKHTVERICAAAKEISENIPTLFWIIGDEYQNYLETRTKFLYISCLADLKFYFNHYTIIFQHDLEEINIHAVFHNKKYFESIRCMDFTAAYSELASFLFSLKDGHYLREQELKKMLENIVYNTINTLEEMGIDMEGLSARKMEFFAYITNATCPQELADKLQIILETIEEYAIVHRNTEDVLFGRILKHIEDNYSEQITLNHIAEFFHISYSYLSTCFSNFTGYGFNEYLNNIRVESAKKMLTDTDIPLADISEKVGYSDQSYFGKVFKKRTGMNPSAYRKCSAKL; encoded by the coding sequence ATGAGGACTGTTTGCAAAATACTTATTGTTGAGGATGAACTCATAACAAGACAAGCGTTGCGTTACATTATCGGGATGCAGGGCAATAGCTTTACTATCGTCGGAGAAGCCTCCAATGGTCGGGATGCATTGAAACTGATTGAAACAGAACGTCCGGACATATTAATCAGTGATGTTGTAATGCCAATTATGGATGGTGTGGAACTGGCGAAAATCGTAAACTTGAAACATCCTCAAATTTATACAATTATGCTAAGCGGTCACAGTGAATTTTCTTATGTAAAATCGGCTTTTCAATATGGTGTGGCAGATTATATATTAAAACCAGAGTTAGAACCGGCAGTTCTTCTCGAAAAATTGCATCAACTTGCACAAAAACAAAATATCTATTTAGAACAGCCGACGGCAGATTATGCAAAAGATGTATTAAAAACGTTAATCAGTAAAAAAGATGCTTTGAACGCCAAAAACGTAGTTTTACCGGGTAACAGATATTGCCTTTGGTGCTGCAGTTTAAAAAAACTTTTTGCAACCGGGCTGCATAACGAAAATAACGCAAAAGAAATTATTGTAGATGTAGTTAAAAAATTACTGCAAGGTATCGATTTTTATTTTACATATACCGATGACTTTTATTTGGTGTTTTTATTTTGCTATAACCAAGGTGAATACAAACATACTGTTGAGAGAATTTGCGCGGCAGCAAAAGAAATTTCTGAAAACATTCCTACTTTGTTTTGGATAATCGGCGATGAATATCAAAATTATTTGGAGACGAGAACTAAATTTCTTTATATTTCTTGCTTAGCAGATTTAAAATTTTATTTCAATCATTATACTATTATTTTTCAGCATGATTTGGAAGAAATTAATATCCATGCTGTGTTTCATAATAAAAAATATTTCGAAAGTATTCGATGTATGGATTTTACAGCTGCTTATTCTGAATTGGCTTCATTTCTATTTTCTTTAAAGGATGGGCACTATCTTCGCGAACAAGAACTTAAAAAAATGCTTGAGAATATTGTATACAATACCATAAATACACTGGAAGAAATGGGTATAGATATGGAGGGGCTCAGTGCCCGTAAAATGGAGTTTTTTGCTTATATTACAAATGCCACTTGTCCGCAGGAGTTGGCTGATAAATTACAGATTATTTTGGAAACGATAGAAGAGTATGCAATTGTCCATCGCAATACGGAAGATGTACTGTTTGGCAGAATTTTAAAACATATAGAAGATAATTACAGCGAGCAAATTACTCTTAACCATATTGCAGAATTTTTTCATATTAGTTATTCATATTTGTCAACCTGTTTTTCAAATTTTACTGGTTATGGGTTTAATGAGTATTTAAACAATATCCGCGTGGAAAGTGCCAAAAAAATGCTTACTGATACGGATATTCCGTTAGCAGATATTAGCGAGAAAGTAGGATATTCTGACCAAAGTTATTTTGGAAAGGTATTTAAAAAGAGGACAGGCATGAATCCTTCGGCATACAGAAAGTGTTCGGCAAAACTCTGA
- a CDS encoding GGDEF domain-containing protein — MEIKRPNYSMNEWRNKIEKTLWIIVLLIFFVEIVVFFISKPFNELDGKKIINYLLEFVLVPSFLNILCLVTNKKIQKSLKHSTKTKNYSIVIAALVISFVVAFTHYVTSITLSSFVVPVFMTTLYADKRITRNISLVAIVLVLAVIIHSTRKLGWYYFFINIFAAYIFLIASCYLTNVFIDYIRVNKEYICESYAKQLELFEKTRTDSLTNLYNQQTFMQKIQSSIEDMNMNKKLLCVVILDVDNFKAVNDTYGHLSGNQVLVKLSELLLNLKGNENNDDIFLSRYGGEEFCLIIKDKTIEEVYEIIESVRIGFSNIRYSFQQNSSITFSAGITEYREGQSAEDIFNNADKALYQAKNSGKNKTLVL, encoded by the coding sequence GTGGAAATTAAAAGACCGAATTATTCAATGAATGAATGGAGAAATAAGATTGAAAAAACACTCTGGATTATTGTATTGCTAATATTCTTTGTTGAAATTGTGGTTTTTTTCATTTCGAAGCCCTTCAATGAATTAGATGGTAAAAAAATAATAAACTATTTACTAGAATTCGTATTAGTTCCATCATTTTTAAATATTCTCTGTTTAGTCACAAACAAAAAAATACAAAAATCATTAAAACACAGTACAAAAACAAAAAACTATTCCATAGTAATCGCTGCGTTGGTTATTTCATTTGTTGTAGCATTTACACATTATGTTACAAGTATAACGTTAAGTTCTTTTGTAGTTCCTGTGTTTATGACTACTCTGTACGCAGATAAAAGAATAACAAGAAACATTTCTTTAGTAGCCATAGTGTTGGTTTTAGCTGTAATTATACATTCTACTCGCAAATTAGGTTGGTATTATTTTTTTATCAACATTTTTGCTGCTTATATATTTTTAATTGCTTCTTGTTATTTAACAAATGTTTTTATTGATTATATAAGGGTAAATAAAGAGTACATCTGCGAAAGTTATGCAAAACAATTGGAATTATTCGAAAAAACGCGAACCGATTCTTTAACAAATTTATACAATCAACAAACGTTTATGCAAAAAATACAATCGAGCATTGAAGATATGAACATGAACAAAAAATTACTTTGTGTGGTAATTTTGGATGTTGATAACTTTAAAGCAGTAAATGATACCTATGGGCACTTATCGGGCAATCAAGTATTGGTAAAATTATCGGAATTATTGCTTAATTTAAAAGGAAACGAAAACAATGACGATATTTTTTTATCAAGATACGGCGGTGAAGAGTTTTGCTTAATTATAAAAGATAAGACCATTGAAGAAGTCTACGAAATTATCGAATCGGTTAGAATCGGTTTTTCAAATATCCGCTATAGCTTTCAACAAAATTCTTCTATTACTTTCAGTGCAGGTATCACTGAGTATCGCGAAGGGCAAAGTGCAGAAGATATTTTTAATAATGCAGATAAAGCACTGTACCAAGCAAAAAACAGCGGAAAAAATAAAACGCTCGTATTGTAA
- a CDS encoding histidine kinase N-terminal 7TM domain-containing diguanylate cyclase/phosphohydrolase — MGSFVQIPVIALFCYLFMGLPFLASKRNKLINAFLWMLFLLIVWTGASFCMRMQIWPSVKVWYDLSLFGLIMFPCGLLNFVYKYIGVKRSAFNMVGVVSLLLINIINMRTGFFLAPPKLKLAENGETVFVYYPTWAVSVLFIFCLLVVVQIIIVLIKTNGKNVITKQQFLPIIAGISIIFIGNFVIMLPMFKGVPYDIASGVGYAVCLYYALYQKRLFRLKLLIMRSNCYALAAVISFCLFVNFIRPMETFIRMHFPILMEYQILIIAVLFSAATHLIYYAMKGFIDRVFVKDEIVQAENLRQFSIAVSKSLKVDEILEELVQVIQNTISVRRVYVCIADNNEQNYIFARSTSSLDKNTFTFQQDNPIVQWLKTNNECMMLKDFKRTAIYKSMWEIEKQQLSEFEIECCVPLIDENSMVGIILLTGKDKNDFICDDINFLSSVKTIASIAVRNSRLYEKAVTEARTDELTGVFNRKYFYEILNEEYEKNKNESLALMILSIDDFKLYNQLYGNKEGDLALQIAAGIIKNSTGAAGYVARYSGKEFAVLLPKYDLLSAKCLAENIRKQIMDMNKKSSDYTLKALTISVGISAIPYGATTLKQLLQNVDMAVYQVKRSGKNSIMVYTAGKSFEGQKEQGSFIMQDKEEIYSEYAPTIFALTAAIDTKDHYTFNHSKNVAYYSTELTKALGLNKDTIEIIREAALLHDIGKIGIDEQILNKHGKLTPEQYEIMKRHVEDSIGIIRHLPSLDYVIPAVIGHHERYDGQGYPRRIAGEDIPLSARILCIADSFDAIISKRSYKDACSIEYALDELDKEAGKQFDPYLASLFSSLVRSGNIVPQESSTVIDRLTTEDAIVI; from the coding sequence ATGGGCAGTTTTGTACAAATCCCCGTAATTGCTCTTTTTTGCTATTTATTTATGGGACTGCCTTTTCTTGCATCAAAAAGGAATAAATTGATCAATGCTTTTTTATGGATGCTATTTTTACTTATTGTTTGGACAGGGGCATCCTTTTGTATGCGCATGCAGATTTGGCCCTCTGTAAAAGTGTGGTACGATTTGTCATTATTTGGGCTGATTATGTTCCCTTGCGGTTTGCTCAATTTTGTGTATAAATACATAGGGGTAAAGCGCTCGGCATTCAACATGGTAGGCGTAGTGAGCTTATTGCTTATCAACATTATTAATATGCGAACCGGCTTTTTTTTGGCGCCGCCTAAACTGAAACTTGCTGAAAACGGAGAAACCGTGTTCGTTTATTATCCCACCTGGGCGGTTTCGGTTTTATTTATTTTCTGTTTGCTTGTTGTTGTTCAAATAATCATAGTGCTTATCAAAACAAATGGAAAAAATGTAATTACAAAGCAACAATTTTTACCTATTATAGCAGGTATTTCAATCATATTTATTGGCAATTTTGTTATTATGCTGCCAATGTTTAAAGGCGTACCATATGACATAGCCTCGGGCGTCGGCTACGCAGTTTGTTTGTATTATGCATTATATCAAAAAAGGCTATTTCGATTAAAATTGCTTATTATGCGCAGCAATTGTTACGCATTGGCTGCGGTTATTTCATTTTGCTTATTTGTCAATTTTATACGACCGATGGAAACATTTATTCGTATGCATTTTCCCATTTTGATGGAGTATCAGATATTAATTATCGCGGTACTTTTTTCGGCAGCTACACATTTGATTTATTATGCAATGAAAGGCTTTATTGATAGGGTTTTTGTAAAAGATGAGATTGTTCAAGCGGAGAACCTCAGGCAATTCAGCATAGCTGTGAGCAAAAGCTTAAAAGTTGATGAAATTTTAGAGGAACTTGTTCAAGTCATTCAAAATACAATTTCCGTCAGAAGAGTATATGTTTGCATTGCCGATAACAACGAGCAAAACTATATTTTTGCCCGCAGTACCAGTTCTCTTGACAAAAATACGTTCACCTTTCAGCAAGACAACCCTATTGTGCAGTGGCTGAAAACCAATAACGAGTGTATGATGCTGAAGGATTTTAAACGAACAGCAATCTACAAATCTATGTGGGAAATTGAAAAACAACAACTATCCGAATTTGAAATCGAATGCTGTGTACCGCTTATTGACGAGAACAGTATGGTAGGGATTATCCTGCTTACGGGTAAAGATAAAAACGATTTTATCTGTGATGATATCAATTTTTTATCTTCAGTAAAAACGATTGCATCAATTGCCGTAAGAAATTCCAGACTGTATGAAAAAGCAGTTACGGAGGCACGCACCGACGAATTAACGGGCGTATTCAATCGAAAATATTTTTATGAGATTCTCAATGAAGAATACGAAAAGAATAAAAATGAGTCTCTTGCACTGATGATTCTCAGCATTGATGATTTTAAGCTGTATAATCAGCTTTATGGCAACAAAGAGGGAGATCTGGCGTTGCAGATAGCAGCGGGTATTATTAAAAACAGTACAGGGGCTGCAGGATATGTAGCGCGATACAGCGGCAAGGAATTTGCGGTACTTCTGCCTAAATACGATTTGCTTTCGGCAAAGTGCCTTGCTGAAAATATTCGCAAACAAATTATGGATATGAACAAAAAGTCTTCTGATTATACGTTAAAGGCGCTTACAATCAGTGTAGGTATCAGTGCGATACCGTACGGTGCAACCACTCTGAAGCAGTTGCTGCAAAATGTAGATATGGCGGTATATCAAGTAAAACGCAGCGGTAAAAATTCAATTATGGTTTATACTGCAGGTAAAAGTTTTGAGGGGCAAAAAGAACAGGGAAGTTTTATAATGCAGGATAAGGAAGAAATTTATTCTGAATACGCTCCTACCATTTTTGCTCTTACGGCTGCGATAGATACAAAAGACCATTATACATTTAACCACTCAAAAAATGTTGCTTATTATTCAACTGAGTTGACAAAAGCTTTAGGGTTAAATAAGGATACAATTGAAATTATCCGTGAGGCTGCACTTTTGCACGATATAGGGAAAATCGGTATTGACGAACAAATTTTAAATAAACACGGCAAGCTTACACCTGAGCAATATGAGATTATGAAGAGGCATGTAGAAGACTCCATTGGTATTATTCGCCATCTTCCAAGTTTAGACTATGTAATTCCCGCAGTGATTGGTCATCATGAACGCTATGATGGGCAAGGTTACCCCAGGCGAATTGCAGGGGAGGATATTCCGCTTTCAGCAAGAATACTATGTATTGCTGATTCTTTCGATGCGATTATATCAAAGCGAAGTTATAAGGATGCCTGTTCGATTGAATATGCTCTAGATGAACTGGACAAAGAAGCCGGAAAACAATTTGACCCTTATCTTGCATCTTTGTTTAGCAGTCTTGTTCGGTCGGGTAATATTGTTCCGCAAGAATCCTCTACAGTAATAGACCGTTTAACAACAGAAGACGCCATCGTAATTTAA